CCAGTGGCTGTGGCTCTGCTATCTTATCTGCCATTCCTTTCCCCTCCACAGAGTTACAGCATCCCCACCCAGGCCCAAGAGAAAGGCAGGCGCTAAAAACAGCCCCTTTTTGGACCCAAGGGAGCTAGCAGATTTGACCATGcgaaacacactctttcatcaaTAACATCCACTTTTCCTGGAATAATATAGCCTTGTAAAAGCTTCACACAAAACCCCAAAAGACAACAAGTCTAGTAGGGACATAAGCCTTTAAATGAGTAGTTcagctaaaaaaaatttaaaaatgcattggTCAATACTGATAACTTTTAAATGGCTATTTCGAAGCAATAAAAAAGCAGTaaagcagtaaaaaaaatcatacaacaaacaaatacattgGATTTTCTTACTTAACTGAAGAAAACAGGGAAACTCCAAGGATACATATGTATCTTTCTTTCCATGAATTATTAACAAACTGCAATGGTCCTCTAATTAAAATATCCTACGATTCTACTGGTtgattaatttagatttattagaGAATAAAATACCTTCGGGTTCACCCAAAGTCTTATTGGTTTGTGACAAAATGAGGGTGAAAACCTTATTTTTTAAGGGGTAGACGTGCCTTGTAACAAAACTTTTTACTTCAAGGTTGCCcatatagtttgtttgtttttttaatctttgaaAAGTCTTTATATTAAACAGGACAATCTGACACATTGAACATACATAAATGCTGACTGAAGAAGAATAAGGTAGGTTAAAAAACAAGTAAATTTTAACTCACCCATCCTCCTTGGCTTTGGATCCAGGGTTGAATATGGTTGTCTAGGTAGACGGTCATCCATTCTGCGATGCGTCCCACAAGCGGACTCATCTCCTTCTCCACACACTCGACGCACAGAGCCCCTCCGAATGCGAACAACCCCACGATTCGGCCCCAGTTGACGCCGTCGCGAAACACCTCATCCATCACGCTCTCGAAGCTCTGGTACGCTGTGGCGGGTGTGATGTGGAGCTGTGAGGAAAGATCGTTGAATGCTCTGGAATAGCGCAGCTCAAACTCGTTGGCAGAATCACGGAGCGCCTCCTTCACTGCGTCTAGACCCCCAGACCCATTTGTTTGACGCTGGGGGGATGAAGCAGGGGATTGTGGTGGGGTCCCAGTGGAACTAGCGTTCGTTCTATTCATGGTGCCATTAACAAGAGTTGTCGCTCCTGCTGCCCCCTCGCCATTCTCTTCAGCCCCATCAGTCCGATTTGTGTCTTCTGTAAGTCCAATGTGGTTGCAGGGGTAGTTCCTCTGCGAGAGtttatatttgataaaaaataccACCAGTTCTCGGTTATAGTAAGACATAATTCAGGTTGTTGCTCGTTCTCCGATGTCTAGATATCCACTAGCTGTTTCTCAGAACACAGTGCACACCCTTGCGTCCTGCTCAGGCTTCTGCCGACGCTCAGGGATGGTGCAATGGCTCATACCCTGTGGTAAGACAACAGTGCAATGAATTGATCCATAAATACGCAATCATCTTCACAAACAGGCAGAGGAGGGGGGTCAGGGTGAAACTTTGGAAGAGGTTAAGGGGCACTGAAGATAAACAGCTTTTTTCACCACCTAAAACCCTCTTACTTAATGAAGAGCTTGATCAAAGGAACAGATGGTAGCCTCTCATCACCTGCCTCCTATGAAAAACATGGACAATTTCCCCTCTCCCCTTGTCCAAGACAAGGCTAAATGTACACTGACCTTgacatgagtgaattttaaacAGCAGGGGGGCACAAATGGCCAACGTGGCTGGAATTATGATTCCCTCATTCGAACAAATCCATAACGGACCTTCTTTGTAGTGCCAGAAGAACTAGCCAAGAGTCACAGACAAAAGATTCCCCAAGGTGTTTTTCATTAGGGGTGCTTTTTACAATGTTTGCTCAGTGTATCTGTATCACTAATCTCTCTTAAACATATAGAACAGTTTGGAGTTATTGATTATAGATCAAATTTACACAGCACTATTTTCTAATTATAAACTCCAATCAAAAGGATTCATTTTTTTCGAGACAACTCCCTAATTCAATGGGcagctagacagacagacagacagagacacaatGACTGACATCCAGATAAAATGATCGTTCATGTGTAGAGATTTTCGAAATATCTACATTAAAGAAGAAACGGATTAAAGGCTAAGTTTGTGCTGAATTCGTCTATTTGAGTGCATGGGATGTTCACGCGCTGCATTATCTGATAGCTCGTGGGAAGAGCGCGAGAGTTCTCAGGAAACACTGGATCAGCCAAAAACACGTGCTGACAACAACGAAGCTCAGAGC
The nucleotide sequence above comes from Danio rerio strain Tuebingen ecotype United States chromosome 23, GRCz12tu, whole genome shotgun sequence. Encoded proteins:
- the bcl2l1 gene encoding bcl-2-like protein 1, giving the protein MSYYNRELVVFFIKYKLSQRNYPCNHIGLTEDTNRTDGAEENGEGAAGATTLVNGTMNRTNASSTGTPPQSPASSPQRQTNGSGGLDAVKEALRDSANEFELRYSRAFNDLSSQLHITPATAYQSFESVMDEVFRDGVNWGRIVGLFAFGGALCVECVEKEMSPLVGRIAEWMTVYLDNHIQPWIQSQGGWERFAEIFGKDAAAESRKSQESFKKWLFAGMTLLTGVVVGGLIAQKRL